In the Mytilus trossulus isolate FHL-02 chromosome 1, PNRI_Mtr1.1.1.hap1, whole genome shotgun sequence genome, one interval contains:
- the LOC134712828 gene encoding uncharacterized protein LOC134712828: MNSQFKIQEYLNANPVKVQASVHGRSVRSAGSSSVSSKRLEVEEKRIELEAKRQAMKRKRELEMAKTALQLDEDELQMQTEIAVADAKAIIYDNFEKGEIDHVETPKVKLENVELKSKPLQSTVQPAIETAILDPMAKVFQPVEKKSDILKETSKLDFVNLPSVNMIKNNIKLPKENVHESYGPTQSDDITSAPIQNSAINTNSSVETAFQSMVQHLRKPTPEIRKFSGNPLEYRKFLRQFESKVVLNCEQDDEKMNYLEQLTFGEAHKVVSSYSHLPGDRAYKASMHHLEERYGDTDVMASAFIKKALDWPNIKSGDIQSLDEFALFLVKCQYGTESMEAGSVLEYSENIKRLMSKLPFHMHDRWRNVVFRVKDSHRTVKFNDFVNFVKAEAKKATDPTYGNIAMNYSNSRNTNQQRQHGQKVSNVCDVAKKAPSTEMRCSYCEGTHALDKCKRLTARPREDRIAYLKSKGYCFGCLKKGHMSNKCNRRLKCSICARLHPTILHIDNQINKQSSSQQEPSVKKDDPQIPTNHEGTQPVVVSSISSDKGAGDVNCAMAIIPVRVKLNNRSQSVETYAFFDSGSSITFCSQKLMQQLGANGKKTQITISTMGNTQTINTCAINGLQVSSLSMEHMVDLPKVYTKENLPVSKEHIPTQREIKKWTHLESVDIPEIDADIGIMIGNNVPDAYTPFNVCTGPSGSPHATNTRLGWILWNVIRDSSSFEVNRVHMQNEGCDETQLNLLMQSINLDFPERMNEDKRENSIDDKTFMQQVESSIHLENQHYCIALPFRDQHVVFPNNSVQGIKRLNGLRHKFAKNDNFKQQYCDFMSKIIEKGYAEPVPTEDVDRNDGKVWYLPDHGVYHAKKQDKIRVVFVCSVKYMGISLNSQLLQGPNLANNLLGVLIRFRQDKIAVLGDIESMFYQVKVPVEDRDFLRFYWWENGNVDTEPKEYRMTVHLFGATSSPSCSNYALQNTAKENKDRFDSSVIDTLTKNMYVDDCLSSTDTEESAISLIKNVTELCKEGGFNMTKWTSNSQNVVQSIHEKDCARNIEEWNCGDDSLTDRALGVYWYIKDDKLGFHINIKEKPSTRRGILSIVSSIYDPIGIVSPFVLTAKSILQGLCKKEIGWDEEIPNSELSSWNKWLSQLKGLENIKIDR; the protein is encoded by the coding sequence ATGAACAGTCAATTCAAGATTCAAGAATATCTCAATGCAAATCCAGTGAAAGTGCAGGCAAGTGTTCATGGGAGATCAGTAAGAAGCGCGGGTAGCTCGTCCGTATCTTCAAAACGACTTGAAGTCGAGGAAAAAAGGATTGAGCTTGAGGCAAAACGACAAGCAATGAAACGTAAGCGAGAACTTGAAATGGCAAAAACGGCATTACAGTTAGATGAAGATGAACTTCAAATGCAAACTGAAATAGCTGTAGCTGATGCAAAAGCTATTATATACGACAATTTTGAAAAGGGTGAAATTGACCATGTTGAAACTCCAAAAGTAAAACTTGAAAATGTTGAATTGAAATCAAAACCTTTGCAAAGTACAGTACAGCCAGCTATCGAAACAGCAATTTTAGATCCGATGGCAAAAGTATTTCAACCAGTTGAAAAGAAATCAGATATTTTGAAGGAAACAAGTAAGTTAGATTTCGTGAATCTACCGTccgtcaacatgatcaaaaacaatattaaacttCCGAAAGAGAATGTTCATGAATCATACGGACCAACTCAAAGTGACGATATAACATCTGCGCCAATTCAAAATTCGGCTATAAATACTAACAGTAGTGTAGAAACAGCCTTTCAAAGTATGGTGCAGCATTTGAGAAAACCGACACCGGAAATAAGGAAATTTAGCGGAAATCCATTGGAATATAGGAAGTTTTTAAGACAATTTGAATCAAAGGTTGTTTTGAACTGTGAACAAGATGATGAGAAGATGAATTACCTCGAGCAGCTGACATTTGGAGAAGCACATAAGGTAGTATCTAGTTACAGTCACCTGCCAGGCGATAGAGCATATAAGGCATCAATGCATCATCTTGAAGAGCGATATGGTGATACAGACGTGATGGCCTCAGCCTTTATTAAAAAGGCTTTGGATTGGCCTAATATTAAATCAGGAGATATTCAATCCTTGGACGAATTTGCATTGTTTTTGGTTAAATGTCAGTATGGCACGGAGAGTATGGAAGCCGGAAGTGTTTTAGAGTATTCTGAAAATATCAAACGTCTGATGTCAAAATTGCCCTTCCATATGCATGATCGCTGGAGAAATGTTGTTTTTCGTGTAAAGGATTCACATAGAACAGTTAAGTTTAATGACTTTGTGAACTTTGTAAAAGCAGAAGCCAAGAAAGCTACAGATCCGACATATGGCAACATTGCCATGAATTATTCAAATTCTAGAAATACGAATCAACAGCGACAACATGGACAAAAGGTTTCAAATGTATGTGATGTGGCAAAAAAGGCACCTAGTACTGAGATGCGCTGTTCCTATTGTGAAGGTACACATGCTTTAGACAAATGTAAACGACTTACAGCTCGTCCGCGTGAAGACCGAATTGCTTACTTGAAATCTAAGGGATATTGTTTTGGTTGTCTTAAGAAAGGCCATATGAGTAATAAATGCAATAGGAGACTCAAATGCTCAATATGTGCGCGACTTCATCCAACTATACTTCATATTGACAATCAAATTAACAAACAATCATCGTCACAGCAAGAGCCATCTGTTAAAAAGGATGATCCTCAAATACCCACAAATCATGAAGGCACACAGCCAGTTGTAGTTAGCTCCATTAGTAGTGATAAAGGGGCTGGTGATGTGAATTGTGCTATGGCAATTATCCCTGTGCGAGTTAAATTGAACAATAGATCCCAGAGTGTCGAGACTTATGCTTTCTTCGACTCAGGCAGTAGCATAACATTTTGTAGCCAGAAGTTAATGCAACAACTTGGAGCTAATGGAAAGAAAACTCAGATAACTATAAGTACAATGGGAAACACACAAACTATTAATACATGTGCAATTAATGGCCTTCAAGTGTCTAGTCTGTCAATGGAACACATGGTGGATTTGCCTAAAGTATATACTAAGGAAAACCTGCCCGTATCAAAGGAGCATATTCCTACTCAAAGAGAAATCAAGAAATGGACTCATTTGGAATCAGTGGATATCCCAGAGATTGATGCGGACATAGGAATTATGATAGGTAACAACGTACCGGATGCTTATACACCGTTTAACGTATGCACGGGACCGAGCGGCTCCCCACATGCCACAAACACGAGACTTGGATGGATATTATGGAACGTTATAAGAGACAGTTCAAGCTTTGAAGTGAATAGAGTTCATATGCAAAATGAAGGATGTGATGAAACACAGTTGAACTTATTAATGCAGAGCATTAACTTAGACTTTCCAGAACGAATGAACGAAGACAAAAGAGAGAATTCtattgatgataaaacattCATGCAGCAAGTTGAGAGCTCTATACATTTAGAAAATCAGCACTACTGCATAGCACTTCCGTTTCGAGACCAGCATGTTGTTTTTCCGAATAATTCAGTACAAGGCATAAAAAGGCTAAATGGACTCCGACACAAGTTTGCCAAGAACGATAACTTCAAACAACAGTACTGTGATTTCATGTCAAAGATAATTGAGAAAGGCTATGCAGAACCTGTACCTACTGAAGATGTAGATAGAAATGATGGCAAAGTTTGGTACCTACCGGACCATGGAGTTTACCATGCGAAAAAACAGGACAAAATACGAGTTGTTTTCGTTTGTTCTGTAAAATACATGGGCATTTCTTTGAATAGTCAGCTATTACAGGGTCCAAACCTTGCTAACAATCTTTTAGGCGTACTTATCAGATTCCGACAGGATAAAATAGCAGTCTTAGGTGACATCGAATCAATGTTTTACCAGGTGAAGGTTCCAGTTGAGGACAGAGACTTTTTACGTTTCTACTGGTGGGAAAACGGAAATGTTGATACTGAACCTAAAGAATACAGGATGACAGTACATTTGTTTGGGGCTACTTCTTCACCGAGTTGTAGTAATTACGCTCTACAAAATACGGCAAAAGAAAACAAGGATAGATTTGATTCTTCAGTGATTGATACACTGACAAAGAACATGTATGTAGATGATTGTTTGAGTTCTACCGATACAGAAGAAAGTGCTATATCGCTTATTAAGAATGTAACTGAATTGTGCAAAGAAGGCGGATTCAATATGACTAAATGGACAAGTAACAGTCAAAATGTTGTGCAATCCATACATGAAAAGGATTGCGCAAGAAATATAGAGGAATGGAATTGTGGAGATGATAGTCTCACCGACCGTGCACTTGGAGTGTATTGGTATATAAAAGATGACAAACTTGGATTTCACataaacattaaagaaaaacCGTCAACAAGACGCGGAATTCTCAGCATAGTCAGCTCAATCTATGACCCTATTGGTATCGTTTCTCCGTTTGTATTGACAGCCAAATCTATACTACAAGGATTGTGTAAGAAAGAAATTGGATGGGATGAAGAAATTCCCAACAGCGAACTTTCGTCATGGAACAAATGGCTCAGTCAGCTTAAGGGATTggaaaacattaaaatagaTAGATGA
- the LOC134712899 gene encoding uncharacterized protein LOC134712899, protein MTIPRMELTAATSAVRLGNMIIREIEYSFDDIYYYSDSMSVLRYIANSKTRFHTFVANRLAVIHEATKVNQWHYVGTKENPADLASRGATIEQFNRNPQWLRGPDFLWNKDIKFPQCTEDTSFIGNDPEIKKPVAVCTVESFEGMKRLISYFSNWERLVTIAARFVLAANHFRSVKDSIEIDGNGKTSMKMSDTLTTSIVECTERSLISYVQHKHFNDDIQTLEKKCPLKISSKLSNLDPFVDKDGLLRVGGRLERSDISYESKHPIVLPKDSPISRLIIENIHRSIGHLGKNSILAVLRQKYWILGANSIIKGLVSRCVRCKKYQGTCSKQKMANLPKERLQADDPPFTRIGIDFFGPFEVKQGRSVVKRYGVIFTCLTIRAIHLELAYSLDTDSCINAIRRFISRRGVPVFIRTDNGTNFVGSERELGEEIKRWNLNQIQEFMIQKRIQWEFNPPSASHFGGVWERLIRSVRKVFYSVMHEQNIRLTDEGLMTLFCEVESILNGRPITEASDSITDLNVLTPNHLILQRAGESFPPGVFSKTDSYVRRRWRQIQYLADLFWTRWRKEYLPLLQRRTKWTKPTRNMKVGDIVLISDNAPRNS, encoded by the coding sequence ATGACTATTCCGAGGATGGAACTGACAGCTGCTACTAGTGCCGTTAGGCTTGGAAACATGATTATAAGAGAGATAGAATACTCATTTGATGACATTTATTACTATTCAGACAGTATGTCAGTACTTCGATATATAGCAAACTCAAAGACACGTTTTCACACTTTTGTAGCCAATCGTTTGGCTGTTATTCACGAAGCAACTAAAGTAAATCAATGGCACTACGTAGGCACAAAAGAAAACCCGGCTGATTTAGCTTCGAGAGGAGCGACTattgaacaatttaacagaaatcCACAATGGCTTCGTGGGCCAGATTTCTTATGGAATAAAGACATTAAATTCCCACAGTGTACCGAGGACACTAGTTTTATCGGCAATGATCCAGAAATTAAGAAACCAGTGGCTGTTTGCACTGTAGAATCATTTGAAGGAATGAAACGTCTTATTTCTTACTTTTCGAATTGGGAACGCTTAGTCACCATAGCAGCACGGTTCGTACTTGCAGCCAATCACTTTAGAAGTGTTAAAGACAGTATTGAAATCGATGGAAACGGAAAAACGAGTATGAAGATGTCTGATACGCTTACGACAAGTATAGTTGAGTGTACAGAGAGGTCCTTGATTAGTTATGTGCAACATAAACACTTTAATGATGATATACAGACTCTTGAAAAGAAATGTCCTCTCAAAATTTCTTCTAAACTGAGCAATCTGGATCCATTTGTCGACAAAGATGGATTGCTTAGAGTTGGAGGACGATTGGAGCGATCGGATATTTCGTACGAATCAAAACACCCTATCGTCTTGCCTAAGGACTCACCGATATCAAGACTTATTATTGAGAACATTCATCGTTCAATTGGACATTTAGGAAAGAATTCAATCTTAGCCGTTCTTAGACAAAAATATTGGATTTTAGGAGCCAATTCTATTATTAAAGGCTTAGTGTCTAGATGCGTCAGATGTAAGAAATATCAAGGAACATGCTCAAAACAGAAAATGGCAAATCTTCCGAAAGAAAGACTTCAGGCTGATGATCCGCCTTTCACAAGAATTGGAATAGATTTCTTTGGACCCTTTGAGGTAAAGCAAGGAAGGAGTGTAGTTAAAAGATATGGTGTGATTTTCACATGCCTGACTATTAGGGCAATACACCTCGAATTGGCATATTCATTAGACACTGACTCTTGCATAAATGCTATAAGGAGATTTATTTCGAGAAGAGGAGTGCCAGTCTTTATAAGGACAGACAATGGAACAAACTTTGTTGGTTCAGAAAGGGAACTAggagaagaaataaaaagatggaacttaaatcaaatacagGAATTCATGATTCAGAAACGCATTCAGTGGGAATTTAATCCGCCGTCTGCATCACACTTTGGAGGAGTATGGGAACGCCTTATTAGATCAGTGCGTAAGGTATTCTATTCAGTCATGCACGAACAGAACATTCGACTAACTGATGAAGGACTTATGACTCTATTCTGTGAAGTAGAAAGTATTCTTAATGGACGTCCGATCACAGAAGCGTCAGATAGTATCACAGACTTAAATGTATTGACTCCGAATCACTTGATACTTCAACGTGCGGGTGAAAGCTTTCCACCTGGTGTGTTCTCTAAGACAGACAGCTATGTCAGAAGGCGATGGAGACAAATCCAGTATCTCGCTGATTTATTTTGGACTAGATGGCGAAAGGAATACTTACCTCTATTGCAGCGCAGAACAAAATGGACAAAACCGACAAGAAATATGAAAGTAGGAGACATAGTTCTCATTTCCGACAATGCACCGAGAAATTCGTGA